One stretch of Tenacibaculum sp. MAR_2010_89 DNA includes these proteins:
- the trxA gene encoding thioredoxin produces the protein MALEITDASFEEVVLKSDKPVLVDFWAAWCGPCRMVSPIVDEISGEYAGKAVVGKVDVDANQEFAAKYGVRNIPTVLIFKNGEVVDKQVGAAPKKTYTDKIDANL, from the coding sequence ATGGCATTAGAAATTACAGATGCTTCTTTTGAAGAAGTAGTATTAAAATCAGACAAACCAGTATTAGTTGATTTTTGGGCAGCTTGGTGTGGACCATGTAGAATGGTTTCTCCTATTGTTGATGAAATAAGCGGTGAATACGCAGGTAAAGCAGTTGTTGGTAAAGTTGATGTTGACGCTAACCAAGAGTTTGCTGCTAAATACGGGGTAAGAAACATCCCTACTGTATTAATTTTCAAAAACGGAGAAGTAGTTGACAAACAAGTAGGTGCAGCTCCTAAAAAAACATATACAGATAAAATTGACGCTAACTTATAG